From Oceanococcus atlanticus, a single genomic window includes:
- the groL gene encoding chaperonin GroEL (60 kDa chaperone family; promotes refolding of misfolded polypeptides especially under stressful conditions; forms two stacked rings of heptamers to form a barrel-shaped 14mer; ends can be capped by GroES; misfolded proteins enter the barrel where they are refolded when GroES binds) yields MAAKEVKFSDGARQKMLKGVNTLANAVKVTLGPKGRNVVLDKSFGAPTVTKDGVSVAKEIELEDKFENMGAQLVKEVASKTSDIAGDGTTTATVLAQAILREGVKAVSAGMNPMDLKRGIDKAVAASVAELHKLSKPCDDSKAIAQVGTISANSDEGIGKKIAEAMDKVGKEGVITVEEGSGLEDELDVVEGMQFDRGYLSPYFVTDQQAMQVELENPLILLHDKKISNIRDLLPLLEGAAKSSRPLLIVAEDVEGEALATLVVNNMRGIVKVCAVKAPGFGDRRKAMLEDIAILTGGTVISEEMGMQLEKATLDQLGQAKKIQVTKENTTIVDGAGSSEGIQGRIASIRAQIEESSSDYDREKLQERVAKLAGGVAVIKVGAATEVEMKEKKARVEDALHATRAAVEEGVVPGGGTALIRCLPALVDLKGDNADQDAGIAILRRAIEEPLRQIVTNSGAEASVVVSEVSKQSGNAGYNAATGEFGDMIELGILDPTKVTRSALQHAASISGLMITTEAMVAEVPKEEAPAMPGGDMGGMGGMGGMM; encoded by the coding sequence ATGGCTGCTAAAGAAGTCAAATTCTCCGATGGCGCCCGGCAGAAAATGCTGAAGGGCGTGAACACCCTGGCCAATGCGGTCAAGGTGACGCTGGGTCCGAAGGGCCGCAATGTGGTGCTGGACAAGTCCTTCGGCGCCCCGACCGTGACCAAGGACGGTGTGTCCGTGGCCAAGGAAATCGAACTGGAAGACAAGTTCGAAAACATGGGTGCACAGTTGGTTAAGGAAGTGGCTTCCAAGACCTCTGATATCGCCGGTGACGGCACCACCACCGCAACTGTGCTGGCCCAGGCCATCCTGCGCGAAGGTGTGAAAGCGGTTTCCGCTGGCATGAACCCGATGGACCTGAAGCGCGGCATCGACAAGGCCGTTGCGGCTTCGGTTGCTGAGCTGCACAAGCTGTCCAAGCCGTGTGATGACTCCAAAGCCATCGCTCAGGTCGGCACCATTTCGGCCAACTCCGACGAAGGCATTGGCAAGAAGATTGCTGAAGCCATGGACAAGGTCGGCAAAGAAGGCGTGATCACCGTTGAGGAAGGCTCGGGTCTGGAAGACGAGCTGGACGTTGTGGAAGGCATGCAGTTCGACCGCGGCTACCTGTCGCCGTATTTCGTGACCGACCAGCAGGCCATGCAGGTTGAGCTGGAAAACCCACTGATCCTGCTGCACGACAAGAAGATCTCCAACATCCGTGATCTGCTGCCGCTGCTGGAAGGCGCTGCCAAGTCCAGCCGTCCGCTGCTGATCGTGGCTGAAGACGTTGAAGGCGAAGCTCTGGCTACGCTGGTGGTCAACAACATGCGTGGCATCGTCAAGGTCTGCGCGGTCAAGGCACCGGGCTTCGGCGATCGTCGCAAAGCCATGCTGGAAGACATCGCCATCCTGACCGGTGGTACCGTCATTTCCGAAGAAATGGGCATGCAGCTGGAAAAGGCTACGCTGGATCAGCTGGGCCAGGCCAAGAAGATTCAGGTCACCAAGGAAAACACCACCATCGTCGATGGCGCCGGTTCCTCGGAAGGCATTCAGGGCCGTATCGCCAGCATCCGTGCTCAGATCGAAGAGTCCAGCTCGGATTACGACCGTGAGAAACTGCAGGAGCGCGTGGCCAAGCTGGCCGGCGGTGTTGCCGTGATCAAGGTTGGCGCAGCCACCGAAGTGGAAATGAAAGAGAAGAAAGCCCGCGTTGAAGACGCGCTGCACGCAACCCGTGCTGCCGTTGAAGAAGGCGTGGTGCCGGGCGGTGGTACCGCTCTGATCCGTTGCCTGCCGGCGCTGGTTGACCTAAAGGGCGACAACGCTGATCAGGATGCCGGTATCGCCATTCTGCGTCGTGCCATCGAAGAGCCGCTGCGTCAGATCGTGACCAACTCCGGTGCGGAAGCGTCGGTTGTGGTTTCTGAAGTGTCCAAGCAGTCCGGTAATGCTGGCTACAACGCAGCCACCGGTGAGTTCGGCGACATGATCGAACTGGGCATTCTGGACCCGACCAAAGTGACCCGCAGCGCGCTGCAGCACGCGGCTTCGATCTCCGGCCTGATGATCACCACCGAAGCGATGGTGGCTGAAGTGCCGAAGGAAGAAGCGCCGGCGATGCCGGGTGGCGACATGGGCGGCATGGGCGGCATGGGCGGCATGATGTAA
- a CDS encoding response regulator transcription factor → MKVLVVEDDVALAERLAALLRDATLGVDLAHDGEQADFLARTERYDAIVLDLGLPVRDGLSVLRDWRDVGLDTPVLILTARSRWPDKAAAFSAGADDYVTKPFEPMEVVVRIQALIRRSQGQSSPVIEVGAASLDTHSGQLLMHGVPVSLTAQEYKLIAYLFLARGRVVSRSELVEHVYERDRDPDSNVIDVLLSRVRKRLGSELIETVRGRGFRVQSGDAVP, encoded by the coding sequence ATGAAGGTGTTGGTGGTCGAGGACGATGTGGCACTGGCCGAGCGCCTGGCCGCGCTTCTGCGTGATGCCACTCTGGGCGTGGATCTGGCTCACGATGGTGAGCAGGCGGACTTCCTGGCCCGCACCGAACGCTACGACGCGATAGTGCTTGATCTTGGGCTGCCGGTGCGCGACGGGCTGAGTGTGTTGCGCGACTGGCGCGACGTAGGTCTGGACACTCCGGTACTGATTCTGACGGCTCGCAGTCGCTGGCCAGACAAAGCAGCAGCGTTTTCGGCCGGCGCCGACGACTATGTCACTAAACCATTTGAACCCATGGAAGTGGTCGTGCGCATACAGGCTTTGATTCGCCGCAGTCAGGGGCAGTCCAGCCCGGTGATCGAAGTGGGCGCGGCCAGTTTGGATACGCATTCCGGCCAATTGCTGATGCACGGTGTTCCGGTCAGTCTGACCGCGCAGGAGTACAAGCTTATTGCCTATCTGTTTCTGGCGCGTGGGCGGGTGGTGTCGCGCAGCGAACTGGTGGAACACGTTTATGAGCGCGACCGCGATCCGGATTCCAACGTGATTGACGTGCTGCTCAGCCGGGTCCGCAAACGCCTGGGCAGTGAGCTGATCGAGACGGTTCGCGGCCGCGGCTTTCGCGTGCAATCAGGGGATGCGGTTCCATGA
- a CDS encoding ComEA family DNA-binding protein: MFPRIKFAALSLATLIAAPAFAGPVNINTADATTLDQELHGVGPAIAQRIVEFRDDHGAFKSADQLTLVKGIGDKTLSRNAEFILLK; the protein is encoded by the coding sequence ATGTTCCCACGTATCAAATTCGCCGCCCTGAGCCTCGCTACCCTCATCGCCGCACCGGCCTTTGCCGGCCCGGTCAACATCAACACCGCTGACGCCACCACACTGGATCAGGAACTGCACGGGGTTGGCCCGGCCATCGCCCAGCGCATCGTCGAATTTCGCGATGACCACGGCGCATTCAAGTCCGCTGATCAGCTGACGCTGGTCAAAGGCATTGGCGACAAAACATTGAGTCGCAATGCAGAGTTCATTCTGCTCAAGTAA
- the groES gene encoding co-chaperone GroES translates to MSLRPLHDRVIVKRLEEETTSPGGIVIPDTATEKPSRGEIVAVGNGKVQDSGEVRALDVKVGDKVLFGKYSGTEVKVDGEELLVMREDDIMAVVE, encoded by the coding sequence ATGAGTTTGCGTCCTCTGCACGATCGCGTGATCGTCAAGCGCCTGGAAGAAGAAACCACGTCGCCGGGCGGCATCGTGATTCCGGATACCGCAACCGAAAAACCTTCGCGCGGTGAAATCGTGGCTGTCGGCAACGGCAAGGTCCAGGACAGCGGTGAAGTCCGTGCGCTCGACGTTAAAGTCGGCGACAAGGTTCTGTTCGGCAAGTACTCGGGCACCGAAGTCAAAGTTGACGGCGAAGAACTGCTCGTCATGCGCGAAGACGACATCATGGCGGTGGTTGAGTAA
- a CDS encoding sensor histidine kinase, which produces MRARVSSRLTLVAVLMMLLLMPLAGWTLADAFRQSVLSNFDLRLSAYVDALAARVEIDEQGQLEVQQRPEELRFGKVFSGWYWQIGHADELVATSRSLWDTRLPWSRPTGASSRFSVTLNGPRDEALRGHALSMKMPGMDGEIRLLVAGPLEDVQRETAQFQRLLVAALSVLGFLLVVGFILQIRWGLAPLRGITRDLHAVRQGRTQRLGTALPKDLYEVAATMNEVLDHHQALIERARASAGNLAHALKTPLANLRLDLEREPPDRVAMRADLKRVDELVEHHLSRASAAGRAVASRQTALQVALEPVLSAVQGMYRERDLNFVVALDAEAVWRMDAGDLQELVGNLLDNAAKWARHRVELRSAHGPDGWVLVIEDDGPGIPEARLTQVRERGVQLDEHEPGGGLGLSIVTDIATLYDLKLHFENRQSGGLRVQLDFAGMMGD; this is translated from the coding sequence ATGAGAGCGCGCGTCAGTAGTCGGCTTACGCTGGTTGCTGTGCTCATGATGCTGTTGTTGATGCCATTGGCAGGCTGGACGCTGGCGGATGCTTTCCGGCAGTCGGTGCTGAGTAACTTCGATCTGCGTCTGAGTGCTTATGTGGACGCCCTTGCAGCGCGCGTGGAGATCGACGAACAGGGGCAGTTGGAGGTTCAGCAGCGCCCCGAGGAATTGCGCTTCGGCAAAGTGTTCTCTGGCTGGTACTGGCAGATTGGCCACGCTGATGAGCTGGTGGCGACATCGCGCTCGCTGTGGGACACGCGATTGCCATGGTCGCGGCCCACTGGTGCCAGCAGCCGTTTCAGCGTGACATTGAACGGCCCCCGAGACGAAGCCCTGCGTGGGCATGCATTGAGCATGAAAATGCCCGGCATGGATGGCGAGATACGCCTGTTGGTCGCTGGTCCGTTGGAAGATGTGCAGCGCGAGACGGCGCAGTTTCAGCGTTTGCTAGTGGCTGCTTTAAGTGTGCTCGGTTTTTTGCTGGTGGTTGGTTTTATTCTTCAGATCCGTTGGGGGCTGGCACCGCTGCGTGGTATTACGCGGGACCTGCACGCCGTACGACAGGGGCGTACGCAAAGGCTCGGCACTGCATTGCCGAAGGACCTGTATGAGGTCGCGGCGACCATGAATGAGGTGCTAGACCACCATCAGGCTCTGATTGAGCGTGCACGCGCGTCTGCTGGCAATCTGGCCCACGCGCTGAAAACGCCATTGGCCAATCTGCGGCTGGATCTGGAACGTGAACCACCCGATCGTGTGGCCATGCGTGCTGACTTGAAGCGCGTTGATGAGCTGGTTGAACATCATCTATCGCGGGCCAGTGCGGCAGGGCGTGCTGTGGCTTCGCGCCAAACCGCGTTGCAGGTTGCACTTGAACCGGTGCTGTCGGCAGTCCAGGGCATGTACCGCGAACGCGACCTCAATTTTGTGGTTGCGCTTGATGCTGAAGCGGTGTGGCGTATGGATGCCGGTGACTTACAGGAGCTGGTCGGTAACCTGCTCGACAATGCCGCCAAATGGGCACGCCACCGCGTTGAGCTACGCAGCGCGCATGGGCCGGATGGTTGGGTACTGGTGATTGAAGACGATGGCCCTGGGATTCCTGAGGCGCGCCTCACACAGGTTCGTGAACGTGGCGTGCAACTGGATGAGCACGAGCCGGGCGGCGGCTTGGGGTTATCTATCGTGACCGACATCGCTACCTTGTATGACCTCAAGCTGCACTTCGAAAACCGCCAGTCAGGTGGTTTGCGTGTGCAGCTGGATTTTGCCGGGATGATGGGCGACTAG
- a CDS encoding phytoene desaturase family protein — MHDTDVIIIGAGHNGLTAAAYLAAAGRRVTVLERRAVVGGACVSEELAPGYKASTCSYLVSLLAPDIIRDLDLARYGYRMIPRDPASFTPLDDGRYLMLGRDSATNQREISKFSRRDAEAYPRYEAFLTRVAEALEPILDNPVPALLPLPQSWRRQPLGRRISDLLGTLRLRRALAKLGADQPAAMRLLLDSAQQVLDRWFESDVLKATLATDGVIGAMAAPSTPGTGYVLLHHVMGHAGGTRGVWGYAAGGMGAISQALAASAAQRGVEIHTQTSVAQIEHQAGRVTGVRLADGRVLKAPIVMSNATPQVTFGQLLTPNALPDGFNQAVAAIDYSSASAKINLAVSRLPDFSACPGSDQPGPQHRGTIHIGPSMDALERAYDAAKYGQFSPHPLIEMTIPSALDDSLAPAGHHIVQLFVQYAPYSLRDADWSSQRDRFADTCLAEIDRYAPGFSQHVLHRQVLTPLDLEREFALTGGNIFHGAMTPSQLLSLRPVPGWADHRSPLQGLYLCGAGAHPGGGVSGLPGRNAARAVMRDA; from the coding sequence GTGCACGATACTGATGTCATCATCATCGGCGCCGGACACAACGGCCTGACCGCGGCAGCCTACCTGGCCGCCGCCGGTCGCCGGGTCACGGTACTGGAGCGTCGCGCTGTGGTCGGCGGCGCCTGTGTCAGCGAGGAGCTGGCGCCGGGCTACAAGGCCTCGACCTGCAGCTATCTGGTCAGCCTGCTGGCGCCCGACATCATCCGCGACCTGGATCTGGCCCGCTACGGCTATCGCATGATCCCACGCGATCCGGCCTCGTTCACCCCGCTGGATGACGGGCGCTACCTGATGCTCGGCCGTGACAGCGCAACCAACCAGCGTGAGATCAGCAAGTTCTCGCGGCGTGACGCCGAAGCCTACCCGCGCTACGAAGCCTTTCTGACCCGCGTGGCCGAAGCCCTGGAGCCGATCCTCGACAACCCGGTGCCGGCACTGTTGCCACTGCCACAAAGCTGGCGTCGCCAGCCCCTCGGCCGGCGTATCAGCGATTTGCTCGGTACGCTGCGCCTGCGCCGCGCGCTGGCCAAGCTGGGCGCGGATCAGCCCGCAGCCATGCGCCTGCTGCTGGACTCTGCCCAGCAGGTGCTGGATCGCTGGTTTGAGTCGGATGTGCTCAAAGCCACCCTGGCCACCGACGGTGTGATCGGCGCCATGGCTGCGCCGTCCACCCCCGGCACCGGCTACGTCCTGCTCCATCATGTGATGGGCCATGCCGGTGGCACCCGCGGCGTGTGGGGCTATGCCGCTGGCGGCATGGGTGCGATCAGCCAGGCGCTGGCCGCCAGTGCAGCACAGCGCGGGGTGGAGATTCACACCCAGACCAGCGTGGCACAGATCGAACACCAGGCGGGCCGGGTCACAGGCGTAAGGCTTGCCGACGGGCGCGTGCTTAAGGCCCCGATCGTGATGTCCAATGCCACGCCTCAAGTGACCTTCGGCCAACTGCTTACACCCAACGCCCTGCCGGATGGCTTCAATCAGGCCGTGGCCGCCATCGATTACAGCAGCGCCAGCGCCAAAATCAATCTGGCGGTGTCACGTCTGCCTGATTTCAGCGCCTGCCCCGGCAGCGACCAACCCGGCCCGCAACATCGCGGCACCATCCACATCGGCCCCAGCATGGACGCGCTGGAGCGAGCTTATGATGCGGCCAAATACGGCCAGTTCAGCCCGCATCCACTGATCGAGATGACCATCCCCAGCGCACTGGACGACAGTCTCGCCCCGGCCGGTCACCACATCGTTCAGTTATTTGTGCAGTACGCACCCTACAGCCTGCGTGATGCGGACTGGAGCAGCCAGCGCGACCGCTTTGCCGATACCTGCCTGGCCGAGATCGACCGCTACGCACCGGGTTTTTCGCAGCATGTGCTGCACCGCCAGGTGCTCACCCCGTTGGATCTTGAACGCGAATTCGCGCTGACCGGGGGCAATATTTTTCACGGCGCGATGACGCCCTCACAGCTGCTGAGCCTGCGCCCGGTGCCCGGCTGGGCCGATCACCGCAGCCCGCTTCAGGGCCTGTACCTGTGTGGCGCCGGCGCGCATCCCGGCGGGGGAGTCAGCGGCTTGCCCGGGCGCAATGCGGCGCGGGCGGTTATGCGCGACGCCTAG
- a CDS encoding alkaline phosphatase PhoX, whose translation MSRTPNPILDEIAQQGLPRRLFLRNMLFAAGSVPLASWLTACNSNGGLNTGGGRNPNFRSPFENIGPLLEPDENGVQLPAGFTSRVVAEHGQPPIASQPDFLWHSDPDGGGMFRTDDGGWIYLSNSEARDATTLFGFLPDIPVLSELTTRETVEALGNVLGPVSGLLPPLGEIPLVLPFSGGVSALRFDKDGNLVDAYPVQRNTTTNCSGGATPWGTWINGEEIADGYMFECSPLRDGGEPRRLDRFGRKAHEMVAIDEAGRAIYHTEDISGSDRFYRTVFSADAWPAGGRPDMDQGKLQALAVDAGLDAARAGPTPIRWVDAIDDGTPQPQVYQDETTVLAGNEGVWYLNGFIFFSTKGDDNIWAIDTQGGTIESIYNPDDGPIGSPVDPDEPPMAGVDNISMTLDGEMVVVEDGGDMRAMVLLPDGRTIPLLRLPGPADGANATEVTGPAFSPDGRRLYVSNQRALRDGTGVSFGMGGVVYEITMPFAVRVNPPLAQAMPPEA comes from the coding sequence ATGTCTAGGACGCCCAACCCGATACTTGACGAGATTGCCCAGCAAGGCCTGCCGCGCCGCTTGTTCCTGCGTAACATGCTGTTTGCCGCTGGCAGCGTGCCGCTGGCCAGCTGGCTGACCGCATGCAACTCCAACGGTGGCCTGAACACGGGTGGCGGCCGTAACCCCAATTTCCGCAGCCCGTTCGAGAACATCGGCCCGCTACTGGAGCCGGATGAAAACGGCGTCCAACTGCCGGCCGGTTTCACCTCGCGCGTGGTGGCCGAACATGGCCAACCGCCGATCGCGTCGCAGCCGGACTTTCTGTGGCACTCCGACCCTGATGGCGGCGGCATGTTTCGTACCGATGATGGTGGCTGGATCTACCTGTCCAATTCGGAAGCCCGCGATGCCACCACCCTGTTCGGCTTCCTGCCCGACATACCAGTGCTATCGGAGCTGACCACTCGTGAAACGGTGGAAGCCCTGGGCAACGTGCTCGGCCCGGTTTCCGGGCTGCTGCCTCCTCTGGGCGAAATCCCCCTGGTGCTGCCGTTTTCCGGGGGCGTCAGTGCGCTGCGCTTTGACAAAGATGGCAATCTGGTTGACGCCTATCCGGTTCAGCGCAACACGACGACCAATTGCTCTGGCGGCGCGACCCCGTGGGGCACCTGGATCAACGGCGAAGAGATCGCCGACGGCTATATGTTCGAATGCAGCCCGCTACGCGACGGCGGCGAACCACGCCGACTCGATCGTTTCGGGCGTAAAGCCCATGAAATGGTTGCCATTGATGAGGCCGGACGCGCGATCTACCACACCGAGGACATCTCCGGATCCGACCGCTTTTACCGCACCGTATTCAGCGCCGATGCCTGGCCCGCAGGCGGCCGCCCCGACATGGACCAGGGTAAGCTGCAGGCCCTGGCCGTGGATGCCGGCCTGGATGCCGCCCGCGCCGGCCCCACACCGATTCGCTGGGTCGATGCCATTGATGACGGCACCCCCCAACCGCAGGTCTATCAGGACGAAACCACCGTTTTGGCTGGCAACGAAGGTGTCTGGTACCTCAACGGCTTCATCTTCTTCTCGACCAAAGGTGACGACAACATCTGGGCTATCGATACGCAGGGCGGCACCATTGAAAGCATCTACAATCCCGACGACGGGCCGATCGGCTCGCCGGTCGATCCGGACGAGCCGCCCATGGCCGGGGTCGACAACATCTCCATGACGCTGGACGGCGAGATGGTGGTGGTTGAGGACGGCGGCGATATGCGCGCCATGGTCCTGCTGCCGGACGGTCGCACCATTCCGCTGCTGCGCTTGCCCGGCCCGGCCGACGGTGCCAACGCCACTGAAGTGACTGGCCCTGCGTTCTCGCCGGATGGGCGTCGCCTGTATGTCTCAAACCAACGTGCGCTGCGCGACGGCACCGGCGTGAGCTTTGGTATGGGTGGCGTGGTGTACGAAATCACCATGCCGTTCGCGGTACGGGTCAACCCGCCGCTGGCCCAGGCCATGCCGCCAGAAGCCTGA
- a CDS encoding PepSY domain-containing protein — protein MRSGLTIAVLAALALGASAVRGDDVDHEDLRRAVERNELVSLRSLFDWIEARYEGRIIEVEIDDDDDMLIYEVEMLTPKGNKIEFEFNARSGALMSLSGRGLSDTRDRE, from the coding sequence ATGCGTAGCGGACTGACGATAGCGGTTCTGGCGGCTCTGGCCCTTGGTGCCAGCGCTGTGCGAGGCGATGATGTGGATCACGAAGACTTGCGTCGTGCAGTGGAGCGCAATGAACTGGTGTCGCTGCGGAGCTTGTTCGACTGGATTGAGGCTCGCTACGAGGGTCGTATCATCGAGGTCGAGATCGACGATGACGATGACATGCTGATCTACGAAGTGGAGATGCTGACGCCCAAGGGCAACAAGATCGAGTTCGAATTCAACGCCCGCAGTGGTGCGCTGATGTCCCTGAGCGGACGAGGCCTGAGCGATACGCGGGATCGCGAATGA
- a CDS encoding PepSY domain-containing protein, whose product MRISNNVMAAALITAGILPTTSQASPQALRDTLNALNQYDVTHIEELEINRRGHIEIEGFDSNGAERKLSFDRQGSVLRDHSGDADEDREESIDIATAQRVVNWLEQQGHRDIDQISADDGLIEIEMRDENGREVEMALDPATLEVVEMESNGDLREVLR is encoded by the coding sequence ATGAGAATTTCAAACAATGTGATGGCCGCCGCCCTGATCACTGCCGGCATCCTTCCGACAACCAGCCAGGCCAGCCCCCAAGCGTTGCGCGACACCCTGAACGCGCTGAACCAATATGACGTAACCCACATTGAAGAGCTGGAAATCAACCGCCGTGGCCACATCGAGATCGAAGGTTTCGACAGCAACGGTGCTGAGCGCAAGCTGAGCTTTGACCGACAAGGCAGCGTCCTGCGTGATCACAGCGGCGATGCCGACGAAGACCGCGAGGAGAGCATCGACATCGCCACCGCTCAGCGTGTGGTCAACTGGCTGGAGCAGCAAGGACATCGCGATATCGATCAAATCTCCGCGGATGATGGACTGATTGAAATCGAGATGCGCGACGAAAACGGTCGCGAGGTCGAGATGGCACTCGACCCAGCCACGCTTGAGGTGGTCGAAATGGAGAGCAACGGCGATTTGCGAGAAGTTCTGCGCTGA
- a CDS encoding acetyl-CoA C-acetyltransferase produces MTSVRKVAIVGGARIPFCRSNTAYAKLSNHQMLTAALNALVDKYDLAGKVVGEVAGGTVLKLNPQDTMTREAVLESKLANETPAYDVGQYCGTSLETVMLVANKIALGQIECGIAAGTDTTSDAPVGVNEGLRKIFMQVNQAKTGAERAKALAKIRPKHVVPNIPQNAEARTGKSMGQSCEDMAQAWGIAREDQDQLAYESHKKAAAAYDSGFFDDLVFPCNGVQRDNNLRPDSTLEKLATLKPVFSKSDAATLTAANSTPLTDGAAAVFLCSEDYAKKNKLPVLAYFVTGQTAAVDFVKGNESRDNFVRGAEGLLMAPAQAVPNMLDRMGLSFDDIDFFEIHEAFAAQVLCTLKAWEDPRFCKEYLGKDKPMGAVPREKLNVKGSSLAVGHPFGATGARIVANLAKILEENKGGRGLISICTAGGMGVAAIIERP; encoded by the coding sequence ATGACATCCGTTCGCAAAGTCGCCATTGTTGGCGGCGCCCGTATCCCCTTCTGCCGTTCCAACACGGCTTACGCCAAACTGTCCAACCATCAGATGCTGACCGCTGCGCTGAACGCGCTGGTCGATAAATACGATCTGGCCGGCAAGGTTGTTGGCGAAGTCGCTGGCGGCACGGTGCTCAAGCTCAACCCGCAGGACACCATGACCCGCGAAGCGGTTCTGGAATCCAAGCTGGCCAATGAAACCCCCGCCTACGATGTGGGTCAGTACTGTGGCACCTCGCTGGAAACGGTGATGCTGGTGGCCAACAAGATCGCCCTGGGCCAGATCGAATGCGGCATCGCTGCTGGCACCGACACCACCTCGGATGCTCCGGTCGGCGTGAACGAAGGTCTGCGTAAGATTTTCATGCAAGTCAACCAGGCCAAAACCGGGGCCGAGCGGGCCAAGGCACTGGCCAAGATTCGTCCCAAGCATGTGGTGCCGAACATTCCGCAGAACGCGGAAGCACGTACCGGCAAATCCATGGGCCAAAGCTGCGAAGACATGGCCCAGGCCTGGGGCATCGCGCGCGAGGATCAGGATCAATTGGCCTATGAAAGCCATAAGAAAGCAGCCGCTGCCTACGATTCCGGCTTTTTCGACGATCTGGTTTTCCCGTGCAACGGCGTGCAACGCGACAACAACCTGCGCCCTGACTCCACCCTGGAAAAACTGGCCACACTCAAGCCGGTCTTCAGCAAGAGCGATGCCGCAACCCTGACCGCAGCCAATTCCACCCCGCTGACCGACGGCGCTGCCGCCGTGTTCCTGTGCTCGGAAGATTACGCCAAGAAGAACAAGCTGCCGGTGCTGGCCTACTTCGTGACCGGCCAGACCGCCGCTGTGGACTTCGTTAAAGGCAACGAAAGCCGTGACAACTTCGTGCGTGGTGCCGAAGGCTTGCTGATGGCTCCGGCCCAGGCCGTGCCGAACATGCTCGATCGTATGGGGCTGAGCTTCGACGATATCGATTTCTTTGAAATCCATGAAGCTTTTGCTGCGCAGGTGCTGTGCACGCTGAAGGCCTGGGAAGATCCGCGCTTCTGCAAAGAGTACCTGGGCAAAGACAAGCCCATGGGCGCGGTCCCGCGCGAGAAGCTCAACGTCAAGGGCAGCTCCCTGGCGGTAGGCCACCCGTTCGGCGCCACCGGCGCGCGCATCGTTGCCAACCTGGCCAAGATTCTCGAAGAGAACAAAGGTGGTCGTGGCTTGATCTCGATCTGTACCGCCGGCGGCATGGGCGTCGCAGCGATCATCGAACGCCCGTAA